A window of the Scylla paramamosain isolate STU-SP2022 chromosome 34, ASM3559412v1, whole genome shotgun sequence genome harbors these coding sequences:
- the LOC135089903 gene encoding uncharacterized protein LOC135089903: MAELQQEGLHNISAAQGAHTATYFTDGSTDPVTGRSGAAYVCKTDNGRAAVSAITTTASARTTDFSSTQTELAAIVMALEHAYTYHCRNVLIATDSMTAIAAINKQDGENITQTRAIWKTARAIHNAGRSVTLTWIPSHVGISGNEEADALAKRAASDATVATVIPRTLNQLRGAVKAHAERQRQQEQHDQGSESVRWFRQVAAGCPPPARHFPSRLCEVVTCRIRLGYPYPWQLGFATSEEETRCRLCGAPEGHSLEHYMRDCARPSHLRKQCPTPSPTLPELAKHFIAILPQTLREYPKFCAIK; the protein is encoded by the coding sequence ATGGCAGAACTACAGCAAGAAGGGCTCCATAACATAAGCGCCGCCCAGGGGGCACACACTGCCACATACTTCACCGACGGATCCACTGATCCGGTGACAGGGCGGTCTGGGGCGGCGTATGTATGCAAGACCGACAATGGGCGCGCGGCAGtctccgccatcaccaccaccgcctctgcTCGAACAACTGACTTCTCCTCCACACAAACTGAATTAGCTGCGATAGTAATGGCACTTGAACACGCCTACACCTACCACTGCCGGAATGTACTTATTGCCACTGACTCCATGACTGCCATTGCAGCAATCAACAAGCAGGATGGAGAAAACATCACTCAAACCCGAGCCATCTGGAAAACAGCAAGAGCCATCCACAATGCGGGCAGAAGTGTCACTCTTACGTGGATACCATCCCACGTGGGAATCTCAGGAAATGAAGAAGCGGACGCCCTCGCCAAACGGGCAGCCAGTGACGCAACGGTGGCCACAGTCATCCCCAGGACGTTGAATCAGCTGAGAGGAGCAGTGAAAGCCCACGCAGAGAGGCAGCGACAGCAGGAACAACACGATCAGGGGAGCGAGAGCGTCAGATGGTTCCGCCAGGTTGCCGCAGGCTGCCCGCCCCCAGCCCGACACTTCCCGAGCCGCCTGTGTGAGGTGGTGACATGCAGGATACGTCTCGGGTACCCTTACCCGTGGCAACTCGGCTTCGCGACATCGGAGGAGGAGACACGATGCCGACTGTGCGGTGCGCCGGAGGGACACAGTCTTGAACACTACATGAGGGACTGTGCTCGTCCCTCACACCTCAGAAAACAGTGCCCCACACCTTCACCTACACTACccgaactggcaaaacactttATTGCGATTCTGCCACAAACATTAAGGGAATACCCGAAATTTTGTGCAATCAAATGA